One Strix uralensis isolate ZFMK-TIS-50842 chromosome 9, bStrUra1, whole genome shotgun sequence DNA segment encodes these proteins:
- the UBXN7 gene encoding UBX domain-containing protein 7 isoform X3, giving the protein MLEACNNNLEMAVTMFLDGGGIAEEPSTSSAGVSAVQPHTEDEVRAPIPQKQEILVEPEPLFGAPKRRRPARSIFDGFRDFQTETIRQEQELRNGGAVDKKLTTLADLFRPPIDLMHKGSFETAKECGQMQNKWLMINIQNVQDFACQCLNRDVWSNEAVKNIIREHFIFWQVYHDSEEGQRYIQFYKLADFPYVSILDPRTGQKLVEWHQLDVTSFLDQVTGFLSEHGQLDGHSTSPPQKCSRSESLIDASEDSQLEAAIRASLQETHFDSSQAKQESRSDEESESELFSGSEEFISVCGSEEEEESENPAKLRKSPHKDLGYKKEESRRPQAEPPARTEPGTTSNHRVLPCIDAGIVEESADKPESTFQGLDVNGPKAQLMLRYPDGKREQISLPEQAKLLALVKHVQSKGYPNERFELLTNFPRRKLSHLDYEITLQEAGLCPQETVFVQERN; this is encoded by the exons ATGCTTGAAGCATGCAACAATAACCTGGAGATGGCTGTCACCATGTTTCTGGATGGTGGAGGCATAGCAGAGGAGCCTAGCACCAGTTCTGCAGGGGTGTCTGCTGTTCAACCGCACACTGA GGATGAAGTACGAGCTCCAATTCCTCAAAAACAGGAAATTTTAGTAGAGCCTGAGCCCTTATTTGGAG ctccCAAAAGACGCAGACCTGCGCGCTCGATATTTGATGGCTTTCGGGATTTTCAAACGGAAACCA TTCGACAGGAACAGGAGCTACGAAACGGAGGGGCAGTAGATAAGAAACTCACTACTCTAGCAGACCTCTTCAGGCCTCCCATTGATCTGATGCACAAAGGCAGCTTTGAAACg GCCAAGGAGTGTGGTCAGATGCAGAACAAATGGCTCATGATAAACATTCAGAATGTGCAAGATTTTGCCTGTCAGTGTCTCAACCGCGACGTCTGGAGCAATGAGGCCGTCAAGAACATAATCCGGGAACATTTCATTTTTTGGCAG GTATATCATGACAGTGAGGAAGGACAGAGGTACATACAGTTTTATAAATTAGCAGACTTCCCTTATGTCTCCATCCTGGATCCCAGGACAG GCCAGAAACTAGTGGAGTGGCACCAGCTAGATGTGACTTCTTTCTTAGACCAAGTGACTGGGTTCCTGAGTGAGCATGGACAGCTGGATGGCCATTCTACCAGCCCTCCCCAAAAATGCTCTCGTTCA GAGAGTCTCATTGATGCCAGTGAGGACAGCCAGTTGGAAGCTGCTATCAGAGCCTCGTTACAGGAGACGCATTTTGATTCCTCACAGGCCAAGCAGGAGAGTCGGTCAGATGAGGAGTCAGAGTCGGAGCTTTTTTCTGGAAGCGAAGAGTTTATTTCGGTTTGCGgatctgaggaggaggaagaatcgGAAAATCCTGCCAAGTTGAGGAAGTCTCCGCACAAGGACTTGGGGTATAAAAAAGAGGAGAGCCGGAGGCCTCAGGCTGAGCCTCCTGCAAGGACTGAGCCTGGGACAACATCAAATCACAGAGTACTGCCCTGCATTGATGCAGGGATAGTGGAGGAGTCAGCTGACAAGCCTGAAAGTACGTTTCAGGGCCTAGATGTGAATG GACCAAAGGCACAGCTGATGCTAAGGTATCCAGATGGAAAGAGGGAACAAATTTCACTGCCTGAACAAGCTAAACTTCTG gctctTGTGAAACACGTCCAGTCAAAAGGATACCCCAATGAACGCTTTGAACTTCTCACCAACTTCCCTCGAAGGAAACTCTCCCACCTGGACTATGAGATCACATTACAGGAGGCAGGCCTGTGTCCTCAAGAGACTGTCTTTGTGCAGGAAAGGAATTAG
- the UBXN7 gene encoding UBX domain-containing protein 7 isoform X1 translates to MAAHGGSAASSALKGLIQQFTAITGASESVGKHMLEACNNNLEMAVTMFLDGGGIAEEPSTSSAGVSAVQPHTEDEVRAPIPQKQEILVEPEPLFGAPKRRRPARSIFDGFRDFQTETIRQEQELRNGGAVDKKLTTLADLFRPPIDLMHKGSFETAKECGQMQNKWLMINIQNVQDFACQCLNRDVWSNEAVKNIIREHFIFWQVYHDSEEGQRYIQFYKLADFPYVSILDPRTGQKLVEWHQLDVTSFLDQVTGFLSEHGQLDGHSTSPPQKCSRSESLIDASEDSQLEAAIRASLQETHFDSSQAKQESRSDEESESELFSGSEEFISVCGSEEEEESENPAKLRKSPHKDLGYKKEESRRPQAEPPARTEPGTTSNHRVLPCIDAGIVEESADKPESTFQGLDVNGPKAQLMLRYPDGKREQISLPEQAKLLALVKHVQSKGYPNERFELLTNFPRRKLSHLDYEITLQEAGLCPQETVFVQERN, encoded by the exons ATGGCGGCGCACGGGGGCTCTGCGGCCTCCTCGGCGCTGAAGGGGTTAATCCAGCAGTTCACCGCCATCACGG GTGCCAGTGAAAGTGTGGGAAAGCATATGCTTGAAGCATGCAACAATAACCTGGAGATGGCTGTCACCATGTTTCTGGATGGTGGAGGCATAGCAGAGGAGCCTAGCACCAGTTCTGCAGGGGTGTCTGCTGTTCAACCGCACACTGA GGATGAAGTACGAGCTCCAATTCCTCAAAAACAGGAAATTTTAGTAGAGCCTGAGCCCTTATTTGGAG ctccCAAAAGACGCAGACCTGCGCGCTCGATATTTGATGGCTTTCGGGATTTTCAAACGGAAACCA TTCGACAGGAACAGGAGCTACGAAACGGAGGGGCAGTAGATAAGAAACTCACTACTCTAGCAGACCTCTTCAGGCCTCCCATTGATCTGATGCACAAAGGCAGCTTTGAAACg GCCAAGGAGTGTGGTCAGATGCAGAACAAATGGCTCATGATAAACATTCAGAATGTGCAAGATTTTGCCTGTCAGTGTCTCAACCGCGACGTCTGGAGCAATGAGGCCGTCAAGAACATAATCCGGGAACATTTCATTTTTTGGCAG GTATATCATGACAGTGAGGAAGGACAGAGGTACATACAGTTTTATAAATTAGCAGACTTCCCTTATGTCTCCATCCTGGATCCCAGGACAG GCCAGAAACTAGTGGAGTGGCACCAGCTAGATGTGACTTCTTTCTTAGACCAAGTGACTGGGTTCCTGAGTGAGCATGGACAGCTGGATGGCCATTCTACCAGCCCTCCCCAAAAATGCTCTCGTTCA GAGAGTCTCATTGATGCCAGTGAGGACAGCCAGTTGGAAGCTGCTATCAGAGCCTCGTTACAGGAGACGCATTTTGATTCCTCACAGGCCAAGCAGGAGAGTCGGTCAGATGAGGAGTCAGAGTCGGAGCTTTTTTCTGGAAGCGAAGAGTTTATTTCGGTTTGCGgatctgaggaggaggaagaatcgGAAAATCCTGCCAAGTTGAGGAAGTCTCCGCACAAGGACTTGGGGTATAAAAAAGAGGAGAGCCGGAGGCCTCAGGCTGAGCCTCCTGCAAGGACTGAGCCTGGGACAACATCAAATCACAGAGTACTGCCCTGCATTGATGCAGGGATAGTGGAGGAGTCAGCTGACAAGCCTGAAAGTACGTTTCAGGGCCTAGATGTGAATG GACCAAAGGCACAGCTGATGCTAAGGTATCCAGATGGAAAGAGGGAACAAATTTCACTGCCTGAACAAGCTAAACTTCTG gctctTGTGAAACACGTCCAGTCAAAAGGATACCCCAATGAACGCTTTGAACTTCTCACCAACTTCCCTCGAAGGAAACTCTCCCACCTGGACTATGAGATCACATTACAGGAGGCAGGCCTGTGTCCTCAAGAGACTGTCTTTGTGCAGGAAAGGAATTAG
- the UBXN7 gene encoding UBX domain-containing protein 7 isoform X2, producing the protein MAAHGGSAASSALKGLIQQFTAITGASESVGKHMLEACNNNLEMAVTMFLDGGGIAEEPSTSSAGVSAVQPHTEDEVRAPIPQKQEILVEPEPLFGAPKRRRPARSIFDGFRDFQTETIRQEQELRNGGAVDKKLTTLADLFRPPIDLMHKGSFETAKECGQMQNKWLMINIQNVQDFACQCLNRDVWSNEAVKNIIREHFIFWQVYHDSEEGQRYIQFYKLADFPYVSILDPRTGQKLVEWHQLDVTSFLDQVTGFLSEHGQLDGHSTSPPQKCSRSAKQESRSDEESESELFSGSEEFISVCGSEEEEESENPAKLRKSPHKDLGYKKEESRRPQAEPPARTEPGTTSNHRVLPCIDAGIVEESADKPESTFQGLDVNGPKAQLMLRYPDGKREQISLPEQAKLLALVKHVQSKGYPNERFELLTNFPRRKLSHLDYEITLQEAGLCPQETVFVQERN; encoded by the exons ATGGCGGCGCACGGGGGCTCTGCGGCCTCCTCGGCGCTGAAGGGGTTAATCCAGCAGTTCACCGCCATCACGG GTGCCAGTGAAAGTGTGGGAAAGCATATGCTTGAAGCATGCAACAATAACCTGGAGATGGCTGTCACCATGTTTCTGGATGGTGGAGGCATAGCAGAGGAGCCTAGCACCAGTTCTGCAGGGGTGTCTGCTGTTCAACCGCACACTGA GGATGAAGTACGAGCTCCAATTCCTCAAAAACAGGAAATTTTAGTAGAGCCTGAGCCCTTATTTGGAG ctccCAAAAGACGCAGACCTGCGCGCTCGATATTTGATGGCTTTCGGGATTTTCAAACGGAAACCA TTCGACAGGAACAGGAGCTACGAAACGGAGGGGCAGTAGATAAGAAACTCACTACTCTAGCAGACCTCTTCAGGCCTCCCATTGATCTGATGCACAAAGGCAGCTTTGAAACg GCCAAGGAGTGTGGTCAGATGCAGAACAAATGGCTCATGATAAACATTCAGAATGTGCAAGATTTTGCCTGTCAGTGTCTCAACCGCGACGTCTGGAGCAATGAGGCCGTCAAGAACATAATCCGGGAACATTTCATTTTTTGGCAG GTATATCATGACAGTGAGGAAGGACAGAGGTACATACAGTTTTATAAATTAGCAGACTTCCCTTATGTCTCCATCCTGGATCCCAGGACAG GCCAGAAACTAGTGGAGTGGCACCAGCTAGATGTGACTTCTTTCTTAGACCAAGTGACTGGGTTCCTGAGTGAGCATGGACAGCTGGATGGCCATTCTACCAGCCCTCCCCAAAAATGCTCTCGTTCA GCCAAGCAGGAGAGTCGGTCAGATGAGGAGTCAGAGTCGGAGCTTTTTTCTGGAAGCGAAGAGTTTATTTCGGTTTGCGgatctgaggaggaggaagaatcgGAAAATCCTGCCAAGTTGAGGAAGTCTCCGCACAAGGACTTGGGGTATAAAAAAGAGGAGAGCCGGAGGCCTCAGGCTGAGCCTCCTGCAAGGACTGAGCCTGGGACAACATCAAATCACAGAGTACTGCCCTGCATTGATGCAGGGATAGTGGAGGAGTCAGCTGACAAGCCTGAAAGTACGTTTCAGGGCCTAGATGTGAATG GACCAAAGGCACAGCTGATGCTAAGGTATCCAGATGGAAAGAGGGAACAAATTTCACTGCCTGAACAAGCTAAACTTCTG gctctTGTGAAACACGTCCAGTCAAAAGGATACCCCAATGAACGCTTTGAACTTCTCACCAACTTCCCTCGAAGGAAACTCTCCCACCTGGACTATGAGATCACATTACAGGAGGCAGGCCTGTGTCCTCAAGAGACTGTCTTTGTGCAGGAAAGGAATTAG
- the UBXN7 gene encoding UBX domain-containing protein 7 isoform X4, translating to MWRLIARDEVRAPIPQKQEILVEPEPLFGAPKRRRPARSIFDGFRDFQTETIRQEQELRNGGAVDKKLTTLADLFRPPIDLMHKGSFETAKECGQMQNKWLMINIQNVQDFACQCLNRDVWSNEAVKNIIREHFIFWQVYHDSEEGQRYIQFYKLADFPYVSILDPRTGQKLVEWHQLDVTSFLDQVTGFLSEHGQLDGHSTSPPQKCSRSESLIDASEDSQLEAAIRASLQETHFDSSQAKQESRSDEESESELFSGSEEFISVCGSEEEEESENPAKLRKSPHKDLGYKKEESRRPQAEPPARTEPGTTSNHRVLPCIDAGIVEESADKPESTFQGLDVNGPKAQLMLRYPDGKREQISLPEQAKLLALVKHVQSKGYPNERFELLTNFPRRKLSHLDYEITLQEAGLCPQETVFVQERN from the exons ATGTGGAGGTTAATAGCAAG GGATGAAGTACGAGCTCCAATTCCTCAAAAACAGGAAATTTTAGTAGAGCCTGAGCCCTTATTTGGAG ctccCAAAAGACGCAGACCTGCGCGCTCGATATTTGATGGCTTTCGGGATTTTCAAACGGAAACCA TTCGACAGGAACAGGAGCTACGAAACGGAGGGGCAGTAGATAAGAAACTCACTACTCTAGCAGACCTCTTCAGGCCTCCCATTGATCTGATGCACAAAGGCAGCTTTGAAACg GCCAAGGAGTGTGGTCAGATGCAGAACAAATGGCTCATGATAAACATTCAGAATGTGCAAGATTTTGCCTGTCAGTGTCTCAACCGCGACGTCTGGAGCAATGAGGCCGTCAAGAACATAATCCGGGAACATTTCATTTTTTGGCAG GTATATCATGACAGTGAGGAAGGACAGAGGTACATACAGTTTTATAAATTAGCAGACTTCCCTTATGTCTCCATCCTGGATCCCAGGACAG GCCAGAAACTAGTGGAGTGGCACCAGCTAGATGTGACTTCTTTCTTAGACCAAGTGACTGGGTTCCTGAGTGAGCATGGACAGCTGGATGGCCATTCTACCAGCCCTCCCCAAAAATGCTCTCGTTCA GAGAGTCTCATTGATGCCAGTGAGGACAGCCAGTTGGAAGCTGCTATCAGAGCCTCGTTACAGGAGACGCATTTTGATTCCTCACAGGCCAAGCAGGAGAGTCGGTCAGATGAGGAGTCAGAGTCGGAGCTTTTTTCTGGAAGCGAAGAGTTTATTTCGGTTTGCGgatctgaggaggaggaagaatcgGAAAATCCTGCCAAGTTGAGGAAGTCTCCGCACAAGGACTTGGGGTATAAAAAAGAGGAGAGCCGGAGGCCTCAGGCTGAGCCTCCTGCAAGGACTGAGCCTGGGACAACATCAAATCACAGAGTACTGCCCTGCATTGATGCAGGGATAGTGGAGGAGTCAGCTGACAAGCCTGAAAGTACGTTTCAGGGCCTAGATGTGAATG GACCAAAGGCACAGCTGATGCTAAGGTATCCAGATGGAAAGAGGGAACAAATTTCACTGCCTGAACAAGCTAAACTTCTG gctctTGTGAAACACGTCCAGTCAAAAGGATACCCCAATGAACGCTTTGAACTTCTCACCAACTTCCCTCGAAGGAAACTCTCCCACCTGGACTATGAGATCACATTACAGGAGGCAGGCCTGTGTCCTCAAGAGACTGTCTTTGTGCAGGAAAGGAATTAG